A stretch of Pelagicoccus sp. SDUM812003 DNA encodes these proteins:
- the rpoC gene encoding DNA-directed RNA polymerase subunit beta', whose amino-acid sequence MSTQEAQQVLSAERESNFDCVTINVASPETIRSWSRGEVKNPETINYRTFKPEPGGLFCQRIFGPVRDYECACGKYKRIKYKGVICDRCGVEVTVSRVRRQRMGHIELAVPVTHIWFLKSMPSRLGLLLDMTARSLERVIYYEAYMVTDPGRTPLEEKQLLTDQEYIEAMAEYGDDSFVAKMGAEALRDVLTQTDMEATVLELQEAMRSTKSKQIKKKLAKRLKVIQGFIKSSSRPEWMVLEVLPVIPPDLRPLVPLEGGRFATSDLNDLYRRVINRNNRLKNLMQLKTPDVIIHNEKRMLQEAVDALFDNGRHGRPVTGAGNRPLKSLSDMLKGKQGRFRQNLLGKRVDYSGRSVIVIGPELKLSQCGLPKKMALVLFEPFIIRRLKELGFVHTVRGARRMIEKRSPEVWDILEEVTKGHPVLLNRAPTLHRLSIQAFEPVLIEGEAIRVHPLVCTAYNADFDGDQMAVHVPLSLEATLECKMLMMATGNIFSPSSGKPILTPSQDVILGSYYLTMNPKVPAEELSRVPLLGNKTEAIFANLDGALHTHDWVRIPNPDYGRETVFGNAERKTITTTVGRIRYSQIWPKELGFINFQVGKKELGDVINNTYKVSGSEQTVLSLDALKKLGFDVATMAGISIGIDDMIIPEEKTEIVERAFNKINEVDSQYRKGIITTGERYNKIIDIWTVATDEIKQAVFIQLKTNGGKPGVNPVFVMMDSGARGNPNQVRQLCGTRGLMAKPSGEIIERPILSSFREGLTVLEYFISTHGARKGLADTALKTADAGYLTRKLCDVAMDVIITEEDCGTREGIWKKAIFEGDDEIVGLRERIEGRCSCDDVYNPINPDELVVGSGELITEQIAKRVEELGIERLKVMSPLTSTAAYGIDAKSYGINPASNDVAKIGDSVGIIAAQSIGEPGTQLTMRTFHIGGIASSVVTDPKITVRNGGKVRYRGLRLVEIAPGVSVVLNKTGSVQVLDANDRELEAYDIVVGSLLRVADGGEIEAGQLLAEWDPYNIPVLSEKSGVIGFRDMIPGVTIKKELDESSGRIATVVIEHKEDLNPSVEIRDNTGKPLAVYSIPTGAQVTVAEGDEIAQGALLAKTPRQASKTKDITGGLPRVAELFEARRPKEAAEMARVDGVVSFGGTVRSKRKLIVTDEESGEAEEHLIPHAKQIIVQAGDVVHKGQHLTEGSADPHEILDILGPSRLYEFLINEVQEVYRLQGVTINDKHIELIIRQMLRKVRISDPGDTEFFWGEQVERSTFMRENNRIVEAGGKPAEAEPVLLGITKASIETESFISAASFQETTRVLTDASTLSKIDQLQGFKENVIMGHLIPAGTGLRTYRDLRITLPFGGELEDGMEVESSSDDPTAAVTPEVG is encoded by the coding sequence ATGTCTACGCAAGAAGCCCAACAAGTGCTCAGCGCGGAACGCGAGTCGAATTTCGACTGCGTTACGATCAATGTCGCGTCTCCTGAGACGATCCGTTCCTGGTCGCGCGGCGAGGTTAAGAACCCGGAGACCATCAACTATCGTACCTTCAAGCCGGAGCCAGGCGGACTTTTCTGTCAGCGCATCTTCGGTCCAGTGCGCGACTACGAGTGCGCCTGTGGAAAGTACAAGCGAATCAAGTACAAGGGTGTCATCTGTGACCGCTGTGGCGTTGAGGTAACCGTATCTCGCGTCCGCCGTCAGCGCATGGGCCACATCGAGTTGGCCGTGCCTGTGACGCACATCTGGTTCCTGAAGAGCATGCCGTCTCGTCTCGGCCTGTTGCTCGACATGACCGCACGTTCTCTCGAGCGCGTGATCTACTACGAAGCCTACATGGTGACCGACCCTGGTCGCACGCCGCTGGAAGAAAAGCAGCTGCTCACCGACCAGGAATACATCGAAGCCATGGCCGAGTACGGCGACGATTCCTTCGTGGCCAAGATGGGCGCCGAAGCCCTTCGCGACGTGCTGACGCAGACCGACATGGAAGCAACCGTGCTCGAGCTGCAGGAAGCCATGCGCTCCACCAAGTCCAAGCAGATCAAGAAGAAGCTAGCTAAGCGTCTCAAGGTCATCCAGGGCTTCATCAAGTCCAGCTCGCGCCCAGAGTGGATGGTGCTGGAAGTGCTGCCGGTCATCCCGCCAGACCTTCGCCCGCTCGTACCTTTGGAAGGCGGCCGCTTCGCGACGTCCGACCTCAACGACCTCTATCGCCGCGTCATCAATCGTAACAACCGCCTCAAGAACTTGATGCAGTTGAAGACGCCGGACGTGATCATTCACAACGAAAAGCGCATGCTGCAGGAAGCGGTCGACGCGCTCTTCGACAATGGTCGTCACGGTCGTCCAGTGACTGGCGCAGGAAACCGTCCGCTCAAGTCCCTCAGCGATATGCTCAAGGGCAAGCAGGGACGCTTCCGTCAGAACCTTCTCGGTAAGCGCGTCGACTACTCCGGTCGTTCCGTCATCGTGATTGGTCCTGAGCTCAAGCTCAGCCAGTGCGGTCTTCCCAAGAAGATGGCCCTCGTATTGTTCGAGCCGTTCATCATCCGACGCCTCAAGGAACTCGGTTTCGTGCACACCGTTCGTGGCGCTCGTCGCATGATCGAAAAGCGCTCTCCGGAAGTTTGGGACATCTTGGAAGAAGTGACCAAGGGGCATCCGGTTCTTCTGAATCGCGCTCCGACCCTTCACCGTCTTTCCATCCAGGCTTTCGAGCCGGTGCTCATCGAAGGCGAAGCGATCCGCGTTCACCCGCTCGTTTGTACCGCGTACAACGCGGACTTCGACGGTGACCAGATGGCGGTTCACGTGCCTCTTTCGCTCGAAGCCACGCTCGAGTGCAAGATGCTCATGATGGCCACGGGCAACATCTTCTCGCCCTCCAGTGGTAAGCCGATTTTGACGCCATCCCAGGACGTTATCCTCGGTTCCTACTACTTGACCATGAACCCCAAGGTTCCGGCCGAGGAATTGAGTCGCGTCCCGCTCTTGGGCAACAAGACCGAAGCGATCTTCGCCAACCTCGATGGGGCGTTGCACACTCACGATTGGGTGCGCATCCCAAATCCCGACTACGGTCGTGAAACCGTTTTCGGCAACGCCGAGCGTAAGACCATCACCACTACGGTGGGTCGTATCCGCTACAGCCAGATCTGGCCGAAGGAGCTTGGTTTCATCAACTTCCAAGTTGGTAAGAAGGAACTCGGCGACGTGATCAACAACACCTACAAGGTGTCTGGATCCGAGCAGACTGTGCTCTCTCTCGACGCTCTGAAGAAACTCGGTTTCGACGTCGCTACCATGGCAGGTATTTCCATCGGTATCGACGATATGATCATTCCTGAGGAGAAGACGGAAATCGTCGAACGCGCCTTCAACAAGATCAACGAAGTCGATAGCCAGTATCGTAAGGGTATCATCACTACAGGTGAGCGCTACAACAAGATCATCGACATCTGGACTGTTGCGACCGACGAAATCAAGCAGGCGGTGTTCATCCAGCTGAAAACCAATGGCGGTAAGCCGGGCGTGAATCCTGTCTTCGTGATGATGGATTCCGGCGCTCGTGGTAACCCGAACCAGGTGCGTCAGCTTTGCGGTACTCGCGGTTTGATGGCTAAGCCATCGGGTGAAATCATCGAACGTCCGATCCTCTCTTCCTTCCGTGAAGGTTTGACCGTACTCGAGTACTTCATCTCGACTCACGGCGCTCGTAAGGGTCTCGCGGATACAGCTCTCAAGACCGCTGACGCTGGATACCTCACTCGTAAGCTCTGTGACGTGGCGATGGATGTCATCATCACCGAAGAAGATTGCGGCACTCGTGAAGGCATTTGGAAGAAGGCCATCTTCGAAGGCGACGACGAAATCGTTGGTCTGCGTGAGCGTATCGAAGGCCGTTGCTCTTGCGACGACGTCTACAATCCGATCAATCCAGACGAGCTGGTTGTCGGCTCTGGCGAGCTCATCACCGAGCAGATCGCGAAGCGTGTCGAGGAACTCGGCATCGAGCGTCTCAAGGTTATGTCTCCGCTGACATCGACTGCGGCATACGGTATCGATGCCAAGTCTTACGGCATCAACCCGGCCTCCAACGACGTGGCCAAGATTGGCGACTCGGTTGGCATCATCGCGGCTCAGTCCATCGGTGAGCCAGGTACCCAGCTGACCATGCGTACCTTCCACATTGGCGGTATCGCTTCCTCGGTGGTGACCGATCCGAAGATCACCGTTCGTAACGGTGGCAAGGTTCGCTACCGTGGTCTGCGTCTGGTTGAAATTGCTCCGGGAGTCAGCGTGGTGCTCAATAAGACCGGTTCGGTTCAGGTCCTCGATGCCAACGACCGTGAGCTCGAAGCCTACGACATCGTAGTGGGATCTCTCCTACGCGTCGCCGATGGCGGCGAAATCGAAGCGGGACAGCTGCTCGCCGAGTGGGACCCGTACAATATTCCGGTACTTTCCGAAAAGTCGGGTGTGATCGGCTTCCGCGACATGATCCCTGGCGTGACCATCAAGAAGGAACTCGACGAGAGCTCCGGTCGTATCGCCACTGTGGTCATCGAGCACAAGGAAGACCTGAATCCTTCCGTGGAAATTCGTGACAACACCGGCAAGCCGCTGGCGGTTTACAGCATTCCGACTGGCGCTCAGGTGACGGTTGCGGAAGGCGACGAAATCGCTCAGGGTGCCTTGCTCGCGAAGACGCCACGTCAGGCGTCCAAGACCAAGGACATCACCGGTGGTCTTCCTCGTGTTGCCGAGCTCTTCGAAGCTCGTCGTCCAAAGGAAGCCGCGGAGATGGCCCGCGTCGATGGTGTGGTTTCCTTCGGTGGAACCGTTCGTTCCAAGCGCAAGCTGATCGTCACCGACGAAGAGTCCGGCGAAGCCGAAGAGCACCTCATCCCGCACGCCAAGCAGATCATCGTACAGGCTGGCGACGTGGTGCACAAGGGACAGCACCTCACCGAAGGCTCCGCTGATCCGCACGAGATCCTCGACATCCTCGGACCATCTCGCCTCTACGAATTCCTCATCAACGAGGTTCAGGAGGTTTATCGTCTGCAGGGTGTGACCATCAACGACAAGCACATCGAGCTCATCATCCGTCAGATGCTGCGCAAGGTGCGCATCAGCGATCCAGGCGATACCGAGTTCTTCTGGGGCGAGCAGGTGGAGCGTTCCACCTTCATGCGTGAGAACAATCGCATCGTGGAAGCCGGTGGTAAGCCAGCCGAAGCGGAGCCCGTTCTCCTCGGCATCACCAAGGCGTCTATCGAGACTGAGTCCTTCATCTCGGCGGCCTCCTTCCAGGAAACCACTCGCGTACTCACCGATGCCTCCACTCTGTCGAAGATCGACCAGCTGCAAGGCTTCAAGGAAAACGTGATCATGGGTCACCTCATTCCTGCTGGTACCGGACTTCGCACCTACCGCGATCTTCGCATCACGCTTCCATTTGGTGGCGAGCTCGAAGATGGCATGGAAGTCGAAAGCTCCTCCGACGATCCGACCGCAGCGGTCACGCCGGAAGTCGGCTAA
- the rpoB gene encoding DNA-directed RNA polymerase subunit beta yields the protein MADRINFGKLKDVITPPNLIEIQINSYLDFLQKDTPISERKNDGLEAVFREVFPIESYDGRLVLEFVSYTVGDPKASEIECIREGISYSVPLYVKLRLREEDNIKDEEIYMGEIPMVTSRGSFIINGAERVVVSQLHRSPGIAYEVTPHTNGKPLHAFRIIPDRGTWLEVQFDNNDLLYVYLDRRRRRRKFLITTLLRAVGYSSDVDILKLFYTIDELSTSDALAKENVSQYVLVEDAIDAEKGVVIARAFEPLTKAIVREFEGHGIPTLKVIDTTVDDGAIVRAMKKDTSQNEEEALKEIYKRLRPGEPPTTANAKALLKRLFFDPKRYDLGRVGRYKINQKLEMNVDVETRTLQGEDIVLATKYLIKLKAGEGYLDDIDHLGSRRVRTVGELLANQCRLGLARTERLVRERMTLYDQSVDSITPQKLINPKALTTVIRDFFARSQLSQFMDQINPLAELTHKRRLSALGPGGLNRERAGFEVRDVHPSHYGRICPIETPEGPNIGLINSLSTYSRVNEFGFIETPYRIVENGRVTDEIKYLNADMEEGKIIAQANSEVDENGNFTGKVTVRQSGEFLEVDPDQVDFMDVSTKQVVSVAAGLIPFLEHDDANRALMGSNMQRQGVPLLQADSPFVGTGIEERVARDSKTVSVSEIDGIVASVDAKRIVISKDGELPANFERKPYTDVKAGIHVYELRKFMRSNAGTCFNQKPIVAKGQPIKKDQIIADGPCTQNGELAIGKNILVAFMPWNGYNFEDAILISEKVLKDDIYTSIHIQEFEVTARDTKLGPEEITRDIPNVGEEALKNLNHDGVIRVGAEVKPGDILVGKITPKSETELAPEEKLLRAIFGEKAADVKDTSLIVPSGVDGIVMDVKVSSRLDYERERLSPSDRRRQVKQINEDYKTQMDKLREGLTEALSNILLGEKIPLDVVNGQTGEIIIPANRKITKTLLRKLAAVSKHVEIDPSPVRIKIMEIIGSYQSKFDELESDRERKTANIESGEDAATGVIKQVKVYVATKEKLKVGDKMAGRHGNKGVVAKIVPEEDMPYLPDGTPIQICLNPLGVPSRMNVGQVLETHMGWACKVLGMKVSTPVFDGIPEKVVRQHLADAGLPTTGKSILYDGRTGEKLDNEVVVGWVYMLKLNHLVSHKIHARAVGPYSLVTQQPLGGKAQYGGQRFGEMEVWALEAYGAAYTLQELLTVKSDDVQGRTKIYESLVKGDSTLQAGTPESFNVLIKEIQSLGLDVKLGRQSELEYK from the coding sequence ATGGCCGACCGCATCAATTTCGGAAAACTCAAGGACGTTATCACGCCGCCCAATCTGATCGAGATCCAGATCAATTCCTATCTCGACTTCCTGCAAAAGGACACCCCGATATCCGAGCGTAAGAACGACGGACTCGAAGCGGTTTTCCGCGAGGTCTTTCCTATCGAGAGCTATGACGGACGTCTGGTTCTCGAGTTCGTATCCTACACCGTCGGCGACCCCAAGGCCTCCGAGATCGAGTGTATCCGCGAGGGCATTTCCTACTCCGTGCCTCTGTACGTGAAGCTGCGTCTCCGCGAAGAGGACAACATCAAGGACGAAGAGATCTACATGGGTGAGATCCCCATGGTGACCAGCCGCGGCTCCTTTATCATCAATGGCGCCGAGCGCGTGGTCGTTTCCCAGCTGCACCGTTCGCCGGGTATCGCTTACGAAGTCACGCCGCACACCAACGGCAAGCCCTTGCACGCCTTCCGCATCATCCCGGACCGTGGCACCTGGCTGGAAGTGCAGTTCGACAACAACGATCTGCTCTACGTCTACCTCGACCGCCGCCGCCGTCGCCGCAAGTTCCTCATCACCACTTTGCTTCGCGCGGTGGGCTACAGCTCGGACGTCGATATTCTCAAGCTGTTCTACACCATCGACGAGCTTTCCACCTCCGATGCTCTCGCAAAGGAAAACGTCTCCCAGTACGTGCTGGTGGAAGACGCCATCGACGCGGAAAAGGGTGTGGTCATCGCTCGCGCCTTCGAGCCGCTCACCAAGGCCATCGTTCGTGAGTTCGAAGGTCATGGCATCCCGACCTTGAAGGTCATCGATACCACGGTCGACGACGGCGCTATCGTTCGCGCCATGAAGAAGGACACCTCCCAGAACGAGGAGGAAGCCCTCAAGGAAATCTACAAGCGTCTGCGTCCAGGCGAGCCGCCCACGACTGCCAACGCCAAGGCTCTGCTCAAGCGCCTCTTCTTCGATCCCAAGCGCTACGACCTCGGTCGCGTTGGTCGCTACAAGATCAACCAGAAGCTGGAGATGAACGTGGACGTGGAAACACGCACGCTCCAGGGCGAAGACATCGTTCTGGCGACCAAGTACCTGATCAAGCTCAAGGCAGGCGAGGGCTACCTCGACGACATCGACCACCTTGGCTCACGCCGCGTGCGTACCGTGGGCGAATTGCTGGCTAACCAGTGTCGCCTCGGTCTGGCTCGTACGGAGCGCCTCGTTCGCGAGCGCATGACCCTCTACGATCAGAGCGTCGATTCGATCACGCCGCAGAAGCTGATCAACCCGAAGGCGCTTACCACCGTGATCCGCGACTTCTTCGCTCGCTCGCAGCTGTCGCAGTTCATGGACCAGATCAATCCGCTGGCGGAACTGACCCACAAGCGTCGTCTCTCCGCTCTCGGCCCAGGTGGTTTGAATCGCGAGCGCGCTGGTTTCGAAGTGCGTGACGTTCACCCATCTCACTACGGTCGTATTTGCCCGATCGAGACGCCGGAAGGACCGAACATCGGTCTGATCAACTCGCTCTCCACCTACTCGCGCGTAAACGAGTTCGGCTTCATCGAAACCCCGTACCGCATCGTCGAAAACGGTCGCGTGACCGATGAGATCAAGTACCTCAACGCCGACATGGAAGAGGGCAAGATCATCGCTCAGGCCAATTCCGAAGTGGATGAAAACGGCAACTTCACTGGCAAGGTCACCGTCCGTCAATCGGGCGAGTTCTTGGAAGTGGATCCCGATCAGGTCGACTTCATGGACGTTTCCACCAAGCAAGTGGTATCCGTGGCGGCGGGATTGATCCCGTTCCTCGAGCACGACGATGCTAACCGCGCGTTGATGGGCTCGAACATGCAACGCCAAGGCGTGCCTCTCCTGCAGGCTGATTCTCCATTTGTGGGAACCGGCATCGAGGAGCGTGTCGCTCGCGACTCCAAAACGGTTTCCGTTTCCGAGATCGACGGCATCGTAGCCTCGGTAGACGCCAAGCGCATCGTCATTTCCAAGGATGGCGAACTCCCTGCGAACTTCGAGCGCAAGCCTTACACCGACGTGAAGGCGGGCATCCACGTTTACGAATTGCGCAAGTTCATGCGCTCCAACGCTGGCACCTGCTTCAACCAGAAGCCAATCGTCGCCAAGGGGCAGCCGATCAAGAAGGACCAGATCATCGCCGACGGTCCTTGTACTCAAAACGGTGAGCTCGCTATTGGTAAGAACATCCTGGTGGCGTTCATGCCTTGGAATGGTTACAACTTCGAAGACGCCATCCTGATCTCCGAAAAGGTTCTCAAGGACGACATCTACACTTCCATTCACATCCAGGAGTTCGAAGTCACTGCTCGTGACACAAAGCTCGGCCCGGAAGAAATCACTCGCGATATTCCAAACGTCGGTGAAGAGGCTCTCAAAAACCTCAACCACGACGGCGTTATCCGCGTGGGCGCGGAAGTGAAGCCGGGCGACATCCTCGTCGGTAAGATCACTCCGAAGTCCGAAACCGAGCTCGCTCCGGAAGAAAAGCTGCTCCGCGCCATCTTCGGTGAAAAGGCGGCCGACGTTAAGGATACCTCGCTCATCGTACCATCTGGTGTCGATGGCATCGTGATGGATGTTAAGGTTTCCAGCCGCCTCGACTACGAGCGCGAGCGCCTGAGCCCGTCCGATCGTCGTCGTCAGGTCAAGCAGATCAACGAGGACTACAAGACCCAGATGGACAAGCTGCGCGAAGGCCTGACCGAAGCGCTCTCCAACATCCTTCTCGGTGAAAAGATTCCTTTGGATGTGGTCAACGGTCAGACCGGCGAGATCATCATCCCGGCCAACCGCAAGATCACCAAGACTCTGCTCCGCAAGCTGGCCGCGGTTTCCAAGCACGTTGAGATCGATCCGTCTCCAGTTCGTATCAAGATCATGGAGATCATCGGTTCCTACCAGAGCAAGTTCGACGAGCTCGAGTCGGACCGCGAACGCAAGACCGCCAACATCGAATCCGGCGAAGATGCCGCCACTGGCGTTATCAAGCAGGTTAAGGTTTACGTCGCTACCAAGGAAAAGCTCAAGGTCGGTGACAAGATGGCGGGACGCCACGGAAACAAGGGTGTTGTAGCGAAGATCGTTCCTGAAGAGGACATGCCATACCTTCCCGACGGTACGCCGATTCAGATCTGTTTGAACCCGCTGGGTGTACCTTCCCGAATGAACGTTGGTCAGGTTCTCGAAACCCACATGGGTTGGGCCTGTAAGGTTCTCGGCATGAAGGTTTCCACTCCGGTCTTCGACGGTATTCCTGAAAAGGTCGTACGTCAGCACTTGGCCGATGCCGGCCTGCCCACCACTGGTAAGAGCATCCTCTACGATGGTCGTACCGGCGAAAAGCTAGATAACGAAGTGGTTGTCGGCTGGGTGTACATGCTGAAGCTAAATCACTTGGTTAGCCACAAGATCCACGCCCGCGCGGTCGGACCTTACTCCCTCGTCACCCAGCAGCCGCTCGGTGGTAAGGCCCAGTACGGTGGTCAGCGTTTCGGGGAAATGGAGGTCTGGGCTCTCGAAGCGTACGGCGCCGCCTACACGCTACAGGAGCTGCTCACCGTCAAGTCCGACGACGTGCAAGGTCGTACCAAAATCTACGAGTCTCTGGTCAAGGGTGACTCCACGCTGCAGGCAGGCACGCCTGAGTCCTTCAACGTATTGATCAAGGAAATCCAATCCCTCGGTCTCGACGTGAAGCTCGGCCGCCAAAGCGAACTCGAATACAAGTAA